One genomic region from Nostoc sphaeroides encodes:
- the murQ gene encoding N-acetylmuramic acid 6-phosphate etherase — translation MTNLQERGHLLTELVNPNSLNLDQLSSLELVELFNSEDQKAIEAVAAAKIQLAQAIDSTAERLRHGGRLFYIGAGTSGRLGVLDAAECPPTFCTPPELVQGIIAGGAGALVRSSEDLEDSIEDGEAAIAGRQITQLDVVVGITAGGTTPYVHGALHAARQRGAKTIFIACVPAEQVSFDADIDIRLLTGPEIIAGSTRLKAGTVTKLALNILSSGVMVKLGKVYGNRMVDVAVTNQKLRDRALRILQDLTGLSREAAGFLLERSGKWVKLALLMHWTGLEKDEGDRLLSEHQSNLRAAVISYQNPKKP, via the coding sequence ATGACAAACTTGCAGGAACGTGGGCATCTTTTAACCGAGCTGGTAAATCCTAACAGTCTTAACTTAGACCAGCTCAGTTCTCTGGAATTGGTGGAGCTGTTTAATAGCGAAGACCAAAAGGCAATCGAGGCGGTTGCGGCGGCGAAAATTCAGTTGGCACAAGCAATTGATAGCACCGCAGAGCGTTTGCGCCACGGAGGACGCTTATTTTATATCGGTGCGGGCACAAGTGGCAGGTTAGGAGTGTTAGATGCTGCTGAGTGTCCACCTACTTTTTGTACACCCCCAGAGTTGGTACAGGGGATTATTGCTGGTGGTGCTGGCGCACTGGTACGCAGTTCGGAGGATTTAGAAGATAGCATCGAAGATGGGGAGGCTGCGATCGCAGGGCGGCAAATTACCCAATTAGATGTCGTAGTTGGCATTACCGCAGGTGGAACAACGCCTTATGTTCACGGTGCCCTTCATGCTGCCCGTCAGCGAGGAGCCAAGACTATTTTTATCGCCTGTGTTCCCGCAGAACAAGTTAGCTTTGATGCCGATATTGACATTCGCCTATTAACAGGGCCAGAAATAATCGCTGGCTCAACTCGTCTGAAAGCTGGTACAGTCACGAAATTAGCTTTAAATATCCTTTCTTCTGGGGTGATGGTCAAACTAGGCAAAGTTTACGGTAATCGCATGGTAGATGTGGCGGTAACAAATCAAAAGTTACGCGATCGCGCTTTGCGAATTTTGCAAGACCTCACAGGCTTAAGTCGGGAAGCTGCTGGTTTTTTATTAGAACGTAGTGGTAAATGGGTGAAGCTAGCGCTATTGATGCACTGGACTGGTTTAGAAAAAGACGAAGGCGATCGGCTTCTTTCAGAACACCAAAGTAATCTTAGGGCAGCTGTTATCAGCTATCAAAACCCCAAAAAACCTTAA
- a CDS encoding DUF3110 domain-containing protein: MITPMRVFVLIFNARTENEGIHTIREGDAEGGKLRNKILMFESEDDATRFALMLEAQDFPSPTPEPFDAEEIKEFCESAGYEWEIIPENSNLLVTPPELNVEQTDWQVDAQKEDTVEDTFPLNQQPLEEPELSDSELEKMRRKLEGLL; encoded by the coding sequence ATGATTACGCCTATGCGTGTTTTTGTGTTAATTTTTAATGCTCGGACGGAAAATGAGGGAATTCATACCATTCGGGAAGGCGATGCCGAAGGCGGCAAGCTACGCAATAAAATTCTGATGTTCGAGTCAGAAGACGACGCCACCCGCTTTGCCCTGATGTTAGAAGCTCAGGATTTTCCCTCACCTACACCAGAGCCGTTCGATGCTGAGGAAATCAAGGAATTTTGCGAAAGTGCTGGATATGAATGGGAAATCATCCCAGAAAACAGCAATCTACTTGTAACTCCTCCAGAACTTAACGTCGAACAAACTGACTGGCAAGTAGATGCCCAGAAGGAGGATACTGTTGAAGACACCTTCCCTCTCAATCAACAGCCACTAGAAGAACCAGAATTGTCTGATTCTGAACTAGAGAAGATGCGTCGCAAATTAGAAGGATTGTTGTAA
- a CDS encoding translocation/assembly module TamB domain-containing protein: MTKSPNQDIPSPCPIRKRLWLLVLSRGSIALGGLLLLGVIVGICRLWTFVQTELTPLAQQNLTTTLNRPVKLGKVTQFSLTGVQFGASAIPATSTDPDRAAVEAVEVGFDPLQLIFNRHLKLDVTLVNPDIYIEQDKQGRWVSTNIAPSREGAAIKTDLDKLWFRNAKLALMPQNRAGGAGGAGGAGGGISSTSPLSPVGFSQINGSAQLLANNQFIRFDVGGLADSGGSISIQGETRSRVLAGDFQVRSQDLLAADISRLIKLPVNLQAGRANGDLLVRLTPRQRTLLYGSAVVQGVTVQIPKVPQLLTDSQGNLRFQGTELQLDNVTTNYGKIPVVATGIIDTQAGFKLAGRVNAVSLVNAQETLKVKLPVPIAGQVQADLQITGSTTQPILSGTVTTIQTARIDKVDFNTISSKFELATSSSLITLKDIQGKAKVGGDITGAGTIQLGKNPQLDINFAAKNLPGDAIAKVYEITPNFQIGNISGTAQLTGPPTNAQTAVQYQAPNGTYPGTGEVAIAPNRNVSFRNVALNVSGGTVQATGSYANQRWQAVAVASGVKLEPFVDKSQLQNVSLAEAQYNGRLILSGSTAPFKIATIRTDGGGVQIGGGTVAVSNIQLQDQSFSAQLVANGVRLGQILKQSPPALNNPLAGTFQIAGNRDNFSLKTLRGSGEGRLAIGGGTVTASNIQVANGVYQAQVQANNVPVQQLATVPKQFQGALTGQFNVAGSVDSFKLQTIQANGQAQINVARGIITASNIQLANGVYQAQVQANNVPLQQLAAVPPQFRGTLTGQANVAGSVESFQPQTIQASGQGRLNLAGGTIAASNIQLANGRYQAVVNASGVELNRLNQQLRGQFGGQLQLAGRFGSSKLADVRAAGQVQLSQGIPGFEQPLTAAIAWSGERLTIERATAPGLSVTGNILANARKAGIPEITALNLNVQAQNYNLKQLPINLPNQVAVAGRVDFNGQITGKLPLPNVVGQINLRDLVVQNIAFEPLLTGNIDSAQGRGLNLNLAGNSDRLTFNLDANNRPKSFLVKWQQASAIGNAQGNNWTLKLANFPLQILNLTPPAITRLGTGKITGLLTGDLLFNQETLAAKGNLAIANPQIGRLKGDRLAAQFLYSDGKGTVTSSEFVKGKSSYAFVGSFAQSRKGPQLQGKLNVNQGEIQDVLTVAQIFDLQNLPGGSAEIYGTAEDLTTTPQGTQNQPLLTQIQRFSEIEALVEEQEEKRLNSTPIPDLADLKGTFNGEVAVNTATANGLSVDFNLNGQDFAWGKKEERNRYYTAEKVIAEGNFENGVLSLRPLRLESANRLIAFTGNVGGDEQSGQLRVNNLPVQVLNNFVKLPVGITGNLNGTAAIAGSIANPQARGELQVTEGLLNQNKIDSAIASFSYANGRLNFNSTVAVAGPKPVDITGSIPYKLPFATVAPDSDQISLDVKLENEGLALLNALTNQVVFEKGEGEVDLKVRGTLQKPEVNGIATVNNATFSAQALPGKLRSVTGRVLFNFDSILVENLQGRFSRGKVEAAGEIPIFNNDNVTINNPLTVNLDQLALNLKGLYQGGASGNLQITGSALNPVIGGRVNLFDGQVLLAESTNTASSANSGFGVVPTKANKQSKPEIGNGTQKASAAALPVGIARFNNLDLELGKNVQITRPPILSFRATGKLIVNGSINQPIPDGTIRLEQGGVNLFTTQFNLARGYTHTATFSTSQPRDPNLDIRLYAKVLDVTQSNDFSRVNTTGLSALESVRVEATINGLASKLNENLELTSSPSRSQTEIVALLGGGFIDTQGRGDSTLGLINIAGSAVFNNFQSAFNQIGSSFGLSELRIFPTVISDNPEAGKSSSTLELAAEAGVDISSKISVSSIKILTTNDPFQWGVNYRINDMFRVRASTNLTDDSRAVVEYQTRF; encoded by the coding sequence ATGACTAAATCTCCCAATCAAGATATTCCCTCACCGTGCCCGATCCGCAAGCGTCTATGGTTGCTGGTGTTGAGTCGGGGTAGCATTGCTTTGGGCGGACTTTTGCTGTTAGGAGTTATTGTCGGTATTTGCCGCTTGTGGACTTTTGTCCAAACAGAGTTAACGCCGTTGGCACAACAAAATCTCACTACTACACTCAACCGTCCGGTAAAATTGGGAAAAGTCACACAATTTTCGTTGACGGGAGTGCAGTTTGGGGCTTCAGCTATCCCAGCCACATCCACAGATCCAGATCGGGCCGCAGTTGAAGCTGTAGAGGTGGGTTTTGACCCTTTACAACTAATCTTTAACCGCCATTTAAAGCTAGATGTTACCTTAGTCAACCCAGATATTTACATTGAACAGGATAAACAAGGGCGCTGGGTTTCCACTAATATAGCGCCGTCGCGTGAAGGCGCCGCTATTAAAACCGATTTGGACAAATTGTGGTTTCGCAATGCCAAGCTGGCGTTGATGCCGCAGAATAGGGCAGGGGGAGCAGGGGGAGCAGGGGGAGCAGGGGGAGGAATATCTTCCACGTCTCCCTTATCTCCTGTGGGATTTTCTCAAATCAACGGTTCTGCCCAACTTTTGGCAAATAACCAGTTCATCAGGTTTGATGTGGGGGGGCTAGCAGACAGTGGTGGCAGTATTTCTATTCAGGGAGAGACGCGTTCTAGGGTGCTAGCAGGGGACTTTCAAGTGCGATCGCAAGACTTGCTAGCTGCGGATATTTCTAGGTTAATTAAGTTACCAGTGAACTTACAGGCGGGTCGAGCCAATGGCGACTTGTTAGTTAGGTTAACACCAAGACAACGGACTTTATTGTATGGCAGTGCTGTTGTCCAAGGCGTAACAGTTCAAATACCCAAAGTCCCGCAACTGTTGACTGATAGCCAAGGAAATCTTCGCTTCCAGGGAACGGAGTTGCAGCTAGATAATGTTACTACCAACTACGGCAAAATTCCGGTAGTGGCTACGGGAATCATCGACACTCAAGCAGGCTTTAAGTTGGCAGGGCGGGTAAATGCGGTAAGTTTGGTTAATGCCCAAGAGACTCTCAAGGTAAAACTACCTGTGCCGATCGCGGGACAAGTACAAGCTGATTTGCAGATTACTGGATCAACTACCCAACCAATTCTCTCAGGCACAGTTACCACAATTCAAACTGCTCGGATTGATAAAGTTGATTTTAATACCATCAGTAGTAAGTTTGAACTTGCGACTAGTTCCTCTTTAATTACCCTGAAAGATATTCAAGGTAAAGCTAAAGTTGGTGGTGATATCACTGGCGCTGGGACAATTCAACTCGGTAAAAATCCGCAACTGGATATAAATTTCGCTGCCAAGAATCTTCCAGGGGATGCGATCGCAAAAGTTTATGAAATAACACCCAACTTCCAAATCGGCAATATCTCAGGTACTGCCCAACTAACTGGCCCTCCCACCAATGCCCAAACTGCGGTACAATACCAGGCTCCTAACGGAACTTACCCAGGAACTGGTGAAGTTGCGATCGCTCCAAATCGCAATGTCTCTTTCCGCAATGTAGCTCTGAATGTAAGTGGTGGTACAGTCCAGGCAACTGGTAGTTACGCCAATCAGCGTTGGCAAGCTGTGGCTGTTGCCTCTGGGGTAAAATTGGAACCCTTTGTAGACAAAAGTCAACTGCAAAATGTCTCTTTGGCGGAAGCACAGTATAATGGTCGTCTCATTCTCTCAGGCAGCACAGCACCATTTAAAATTGCTACGATTCGCACTGATGGTGGAGGAGTTCAAATTGGTGGCGGCACAGTTGCAGTTTCTAATATCCAACTACAAGACCAAAGCTTTTCTGCTCAACTTGTAGCTAATGGTGTGCGGTTGGGACAAATATTAAAACAGTCTCCCCCAGCTTTAAATAACCCATTGGCGGGTACGTTCCAAATCGCAGGCAACAGAGATAATTTCAGCCTGAAAACCCTCCGTGGCAGTGGCGAGGGTCGTCTTGCGATTGGCGGTGGTACGGTTACAGCCTCTAATATTCAAGTAGCGAATGGTGTATATCAGGCGCAAGTTCAAGCAAATAATGTCCCTGTGCAGCAGTTGGCAACAGTACCAAAGCAGTTCCAGGGAGCCTTAACTGGTCAGTTCAACGTCGCGGGTTCTGTTGATTCTTTTAAGCTGCAAACTATTCAAGCCAACGGTCAAGCGCAGATAAATGTTGCGCGTGGGATTATTACAGCCTCTAATATTCAATTGGCGAATGGTGTATATCAGGCGCAAGTTCAAGCAAATAATGTCCCGTTGCAGCAGTTAGCAGCAGTACCACCGCAGTTTCGAGGGACGTTAACTGGTCAAGCAAACGTGGCGGGTTCTGTTGAGTCCTTCCAACCGCAAACTATCCAAGCTAGTGGTCAGGGACGGCTGAATCTTGCGGGTGGAACGATCGCAGCTTCTAATATCCAGTTGGCTAATGGTCGCTATCAAGCTGTAGTTAATGCTTCGGGTGTAGAATTAAATCGATTAAATCAGCAATTGCGGGGTCAGTTTGGCGGTCAGTTGCAATTAGCTGGCAGGTTTGGATCATCCAAATTAGCTGATGTGCGTGCTGCTGGACAGGTGCAATTATCCCAAGGTATCCCTGGTTTTGAGCAACCCCTGACGGCTGCGATCGCTTGGAGTGGTGAAAGGCTGACCATTGAACGAGCAACTGCTCCCGGTTTAAGTGTGACTGGTAACATCTTAGCCAATGCAAGAAAGGCAGGTATACCGGAAATTACTGCCTTAAATCTCAACGTCCAAGCGCAGAATTACAACTTAAAACAGTTACCGATCAATCTTCCTAATCAGGTTGCTGTGGCGGGAAGAGTAGATTTTAATGGACAAATCACTGGTAAGCTACCCTTGCCAAATGTGGTAGGGCAAATTAATTTACGAGACTTGGTTGTTCAAAATATTGCTTTTGAACCGTTGTTAACTGGAAACATCGATTCAGCACAGGGACGTGGGTTAAATTTGAACTTGGCGGGTAATAGCGATCGCCTCACCTTCAATTTAGATGCCAATAATCGCCCGAAATCCTTCTTAGTAAAATGGCAGCAAGCATCAGCTATAGGTAATGCTCAAGGGAATAATTGGACGCTCAAACTTGCAAATTTCCCTTTACAAATCTTGAATTTGACTCCACCAGCAATTACTAGATTGGGTACTGGTAAGATAACTGGCTTGTTAACTGGGGATTTGCTCTTTAATCAGGAGACATTGGCAGCTAAAGGGAATTTAGCGATCGCAAATCCGCAAATTGGCCGGCTTAAAGGCGATCGTTTAGCTGCTCAATTCCTCTACAGTGATGGGAAAGGCACAGTCACCAGTAGCGAATTTGTCAAAGGCAAAAGTAGCTACGCCTTTGTCGGTAGTTTTGCTCAAAGCCGTAAAGGCCCTCAACTACAAGGTAAACTGAACGTCAACCAGGGAGAGATCCAAGATGTTCTAACGGTAGCGCAGATATTTGATTTACAAAACTTGCCAGGTGGTTCAGCAGAAATCTACGGCACAGCAGAGGATCTAACGACCACCCCCCAAGGAACGCAAAATCAACCTTTATTAACTCAAATCCAACGATTTTCTGAAATTGAAGCTTTGGTAGAAGAACAGGAAGAAAAGCGACTTAATTCTACTCCTATACCAGATTTGGCAGACTTAAAGGGGACTTTCAACGGGGAAGTGGCTGTAAATACAGCTACAGCCAATGGATTATCAGTGGATTTTAATTTGAATGGGCAAGACTTTGCCTGGGGTAAAAAGGAAGAACGAAATCGTTATTATACTGCCGAAAAAGTGATTGCCGAAGGCAACTTTGAAAATGGTGTTTTGAGTTTGCGACCTTTACGGCTTGAATCTGCAAACAGGTTGATTGCTTTTACGGGTAACGTTGGCGGTGATGAACAATCTGGCCAGTTGCGGGTGAATAATTTGCCAGTACAAGTACTGAATAATTTTGTCAAACTACCAGTTGGAATCACAGGTAATCTTAACGGTACAGCAGCAATAGCCGGCAGTATTGCTAATCCCCAAGCTAGAGGGGAATTGCAAGTTACAGAAGGATTATTGAATCAGAACAAAATAGATTCTGCGATCGCAAGTTTCAGCTATGCCAACGGACGCTTAAACTTTAATAGTACCGTAGCAGTTGCTGGGCCAAAACCTGTTGATATTACTGGTAGCATCCCTTATAAATTGCCTTTTGCAACCGTTGCACCAGACAGCGATCAAATCAGTTTAGATGTGAAGTTAGAAAACGAGGGATTGGCACTGTTAAACGCATTGACTAATCAAGTGGTATTTGAAAAAGGTGAAGGAGAAGTAGACCTCAAGGTGCGCGGAACGTTGCAAAAACCCGAAGTAAATGGAATTGCTACTGTCAATAATGCTACTTTTTCAGCCCAGGCTTTGCCAGGTAAGTTGAGAAGTGTTACAGGTAGAGTGCTGTTTAATTTTGACAGCATCTTAGTAGAAAATCTTCAAGGTAGATTTAGCCGTGGGAAGGTAGAAGCTGCTGGAGAAATTCCCATTTTCAACAATGACAACGTGACTATCAACAATCCCCTGACTGTTAATCTCGATCAGCTGGCGTTGAATCTGAAGGGACTTTACCAGGGAGGTGCTAGTGGCAATTTACAGATTACTGGTTCTGCCCTTAACCCAGTAATTGGCGGTAGAGTAAATTTATTTGATGGTCAGGTATTGCTGGCAGAATCTACCAACACTGCTTCATCTGCAAATAGTGGTTTTGGGGTAGTACCCACAAAAGCCAATAAGCAGAGTAAACCTGAAATTGGGAATGGAACACAAAAGGCGTCGGCGGCGGCCTTGCCAGTAGGCATCGCTAGATTTAATAATCTAGATTTAGAACTCGGTAAAAACGTCCAAATTACCCGTCCACCTATTCTTAGTTTCCGCGCAACTGGTAAGCTCATAGTTAACGGCTCAATCAATCAGCCAATACCCGATGGTACTATCCGATTAGAACAAGGTGGGGTAAATTTATTTACTACCCAATTTAACCTTGCTCGTGGCTATACACACACCGCAACTTTTAGTACGTCTCAACCCCGCGACCCTAACTTAGATATTCGGCTATATGCCAAGGTATTGGATGTAACTCAAAGTAATGACTTCAGCCGAGTAAATACCACAGGTTTATCAGCCTTAGAGAGTGTTCGAGTCGAAGCCACTATCAACGGTCTAGCCAGCAAACTAAATGAAAATCTAGAACTAACAAGTAGTCCGTCACGTAGTCAAACCGAAATTGTGGCACTTTTAGGAGGTGGGTTTATAGACACCCAAGGACGAGGTGACAGTACTTTGGGTTTGATTAACATCGCAGGTTCGGCTGTGTTCAACAATTTTCAGTCAGCTTTTAACCAGATTGGGAGTAGCTTTGGCTTAAGTGAACTGCGGATATTTCCTACCGTTATTTCTGATAATCCCGAAGCTGGAAAAAGCAGTTCAACTTTGGAATTAGCAGCAGAAGCTGGGGTTGATATTTCTTCTAAAATCTCGGTTTCCAGCATCAAGATTTTGACAACAAATGACCCCTTCCAATGGGGTGTTAATTACCGGATAAACGATATGTTTCGTGTGCGTGCTTCCACTAACTTAACCGATGATAGTCGTGCAGTAGTGGAGTATCAAACACGGTTTTAA